The proteins below come from a single Eucalyptus grandis isolate ANBG69807.140 chromosome 3, ASM1654582v1, whole genome shotgun sequence genomic window:
- the LOC104436583 gene encoding probable glycosyltransferase At3g07620 isoform X2 has translation MRRLLFITGIFITALVVFQYSTLPHWRTGFEFAIGGGVGSTVVVMSNATIMDNSKSPDSYILHEESDEVAGSDLEEKSGSQNIGVKNSDKAHRNSRDIFSHHKSSNLNENSISMMSIRYEKDLQTGNNDNVNAASTVEESTNLIAISREGVPDEDADLRSISDFQTDSSNISNFRSPTKGEVKRNANKLRVVSATLDDKSTMARALKRLNVKPMLLSDMISMLRDSAGSSNSLRPRQSSVRDRELLYAKLEIQKAPIMADTAGLRGYVFRNISQFKRSYELMEKMLKVYVYREGEKPIFHQPKMRGIYSSEGWFMKLIEGNKKFVVRDPRKAHLFYLPFSSRMLRNTLENNNSQSHRDLEGYLKNYVNLISGKYRFWNRSRGANHFLVACHDWAPKITGQPMGNCIRALCNANVARGFKIGKDTTLPVTYVRSVEDPVRDIGGKPPLERSFLAFFAGGMHGYLRPILRHYWENKEADMKILGPMPRDIDGKRAYREYMKSSKYCICARGYEVHTPRIVEAIFYECIPVIISDNYVPPFFEVLNWEAFSLFVKESDLPNLRDILLSIPEEEYLRMQMGVRMVQKHFIWHKKPTKYDLFHMVLHSVWHNRIFQLKAR, from the exons atgAGGAGGCTGCTGTTCATCACTGGCATATTCATCACAGCTTTAGTTGTGTTTCAATACTCCACACTCCCTCATTGGAGAACAGGATTTGAATTTGCCATCGGGGGAGGTGTTGGTTCGACAGTTGTGGTAATGAGCAATGCCACCATCATGGACAACTCGAAATCACCTGACTCTTACATATTGCATGAGGAGTCTGATGAGGTTGCTGGCTCTGATTTGGAGGAAAAGAGCGGCTCTCAGAATATTGGAGTGAAAAATTCGGACAAGGCTCATAGGAACTCACGTGACATTTTCTCACATCATAAAAGTAGCAACTTGAATGAAAACTCCATATCTATGATGAGTATCCGCTATGAGAAGGATTTGCAGACTGGAAACAATGACAATGTAAATGCTGCGTCTACTGTGGAGGAGAGTACCAACCTGATTGCCATTTCAAGAGAG GGTGTACCAGATGAGGATGCAGATTTAAGATCTATCTCAGACTTTCAGACAGATTCCTCCAATATAAGCAATTTCAGAAGTCCAACCAAGGGAGAAGTGAAGAGAAATGCCAACAAGCTACGAGTTGTATCTGCGACCCTTGATGACAAGTCTACAATGGCTAGAGCATTGAAGAGGTTAAACGTGAAGCCTATGTTATTATCAGACATGATATCTATGTTGAGAGACAGTGCTGGTTCTTCGAATTCCTTG CGACCAAGACAGTCTTCTGTCCGCGATCGCGAACTTCTATATGCAAAGTTAGAGATCCAGAAGGCTCCTATTATGGCCGATACTGCGGGGCTCAGAGGTTATGTTTTCAGAAATATTTCCCAGTTTAAAAG GAGCTATGAATTGATGGAGAAAATGCTTAAAGTTTATGTCTACCGGGAAGGAGAGAAACCCATATTTCATCAGCCAAAGATGAGGGGAATATACTCCTCTGAAGGGTGGTTTATGAAACTAATTGAGGGAAACAAGAAATTTGTTGTGAGGGATCCAAGAAAAGCACACCTGTTTTACCTGCCCTTTAGCTCACGAATGCTAAGGAACACACTAGAAAATAACAACTCACAGAGTCACAGAGATCTAGAGGGTTATCTCAAGAACTATGTCAATCTGATCTCTGGTAAATATCGCTTCTGGAATAGAAGCAGAGGAGCGAATCACTTTCTTGTCGCTTGTCATGACTGG GCACCCAAAATAACCGGACAACCTATGGGGAATTGCATTCGAGCTCTCTGCAATGCGAATGTCGCCAGAGGATTCAAAATTGGCAAGGACACTACTCTGCCAGTGACATATGTGCGCTCAGTGGAGGATCCTGTAAGAGATATCGGTGGTAAACCCCCCTTAGAACGATCTTTCCTGGCCTTTTTTGCAGGAGGCATGCACGGTTATCTCCGGCCAATTCTGCGCCATTACTGGGAGAACAAGGAAGCAGACATGAAAATCTTGGGGCCAATGCCTCGTGATATCGATGGCAAAAGAGCTTATCGGGAATACATGAAAAGCAGCAAGTACTGCATTTGTGCCAGAGGTTATGAAGTTCACACACCCCGCATAGTTGAGGCCATTTTCTACGAGTGCATCCCTGTTATAATATCAGACAATTATGTGCCTCCTTTCTTCGAGGTTTTGAACTGGGAGGCATTCTCCTTGTTTGTGAAAGAGAGTGACCTTCCAAATTTGAGAGACATCCTGCTATCCATTCCTGAAGAAGAGTACCTGCGGATGCAGATGGGAGTTAGAATGGTGCAGAAGCATTTCATTTGGCACAAAAAGCCCACCAAATACGACTTGTTTCACATGGTTCTCCACTCAGTATGGCACAACAGAATCTTTCAGCTAAAAGCCAGATGA
- the LOC104436583 gene encoding probable glycosyltransferase At3g07620 isoform X1: MRRLLFITGIFITALVVFQYSTLPHWRTGFEFAIGGGVGSTVVVMSNATIMDNSKSPDSYILHEESDEVAGSDLEEKSGSQNIGVKNSDKAHRNSRDIFSHHKSSNLNENSISMMSIRYEKDLQTGNNDNVNAASTVEESTNLIAISREVEDAGKDIVSSADFASLPLLPAKFPAQGVPDEDADLRSISDFQTDSSNISNFRSPTKGEVKRNANKLRVVSATLDDKSTMARALKRLNVKPMLLSDMISMLRDSAGSSNSLRPRQSSVRDRELLYAKLEIQKAPIMADTAGLRGYVFRNISQFKRSYELMEKMLKVYVYREGEKPIFHQPKMRGIYSSEGWFMKLIEGNKKFVVRDPRKAHLFYLPFSSRMLRNTLENNNSQSHRDLEGYLKNYVNLISGKYRFWNRSRGANHFLVACHDWAPKITGQPMGNCIRALCNANVARGFKIGKDTTLPVTYVRSVEDPVRDIGGKPPLERSFLAFFAGGMHGYLRPILRHYWENKEADMKILGPMPRDIDGKRAYREYMKSSKYCICARGYEVHTPRIVEAIFYECIPVIISDNYVPPFFEVLNWEAFSLFVKESDLPNLRDILLSIPEEEYLRMQMGVRMVQKHFIWHKKPTKYDLFHMVLHSVWHNRIFQLKAR; the protein is encoded by the exons atgAGGAGGCTGCTGTTCATCACTGGCATATTCATCACAGCTTTAGTTGTGTTTCAATACTCCACACTCCCTCATTGGAGAACAGGATTTGAATTTGCCATCGGGGGAGGTGTTGGTTCGACAGTTGTGGTAATGAGCAATGCCACCATCATGGACAACTCGAAATCACCTGACTCTTACATATTGCATGAGGAGTCTGATGAGGTTGCTGGCTCTGATTTGGAGGAAAAGAGCGGCTCTCAGAATATTGGAGTGAAAAATTCGGACAAGGCTCATAGGAACTCACGTGACATTTTCTCACATCATAAAAGTAGCAACTTGAATGAAAACTCCATATCTATGATGAGTATCCGCTATGAGAAGGATTTGCAGACTGGAAACAATGACAATGTAAATGCTGCGTCTACTGTGGAGGAGAGTACCAACCTGATTGCCATTTCAAGAGAGGTAGAAGATGCAGGAAAAGACATTGTGTCATCTGCAGATTTTGCTTCTCTACCACTTTTACCAGCTAAATTTCCTGCACAGGGTGTACCAGATGAGGATGCAGATTTAAGATCTATCTCAGACTTTCAGACAGATTCCTCCAATATAAGCAATTTCAGAAGTCCAACCAAGGGAGAAGTGAAGAGAAATGCCAACAAGCTACGAGTTGTATCTGCGACCCTTGATGACAAGTCTACAATGGCTAGAGCATTGAAGAGGTTAAACGTGAAGCCTATGTTATTATCAGACATGATATCTATGTTGAGAGACAGTGCTGGTTCTTCGAATTCCTTG CGACCAAGACAGTCTTCTGTCCGCGATCGCGAACTTCTATATGCAAAGTTAGAGATCCAGAAGGCTCCTATTATGGCCGATACTGCGGGGCTCAGAGGTTATGTTTTCAGAAATATTTCCCAGTTTAAAAG GAGCTATGAATTGATGGAGAAAATGCTTAAAGTTTATGTCTACCGGGAAGGAGAGAAACCCATATTTCATCAGCCAAAGATGAGGGGAATATACTCCTCTGAAGGGTGGTTTATGAAACTAATTGAGGGAAACAAGAAATTTGTTGTGAGGGATCCAAGAAAAGCACACCTGTTTTACCTGCCCTTTAGCTCACGAATGCTAAGGAACACACTAGAAAATAACAACTCACAGAGTCACAGAGATCTAGAGGGTTATCTCAAGAACTATGTCAATCTGATCTCTGGTAAATATCGCTTCTGGAATAGAAGCAGAGGAGCGAATCACTTTCTTGTCGCTTGTCATGACTGG GCACCCAAAATAACCGGACAACCTATGGGGAATTGCATTCGAGCTCTCTGCAATGCGAATGTCGCCAGAGGATTCAAAATTGGCAAGGACACTACTCTGCCAGTGACATATGTGCGCTCAGTGGAGGATCCTGTAAGAGATATCGGTGGTAAACCCCCCTTAGAACGATCTTTCCTGGCCTTTTTTGCAGGAGGCATGCACGGTTATCTCCGGCCAATTCTGCGCCATTACTGGGAGAACAAGGAAGCAGACATGAAAATCTTGGGGCCAATGCCTCGTGATATCGATGGCAAAAGAGCTTATCGGGAATACATGAAAAGCAGCAAGTACTGCATTTGTGCCAGAGGTTATGAAGTTCACACACCCCGCATAGTTGAGGCCATTTTCTACGAGTGCATCCCTGTTATAATATCAGACAATTATGTGCCTCCTTTCTTCGAGGTTTTGAACTGGGAGGCATTCTCCTTGTTTGTGAAAGAGAGTGACCTTCCAAATTTGAGAGACATCCTGCTATCCATTCCTGAAGAAGAGTACCTGCGGATGCAGATGGGAGTTAGAATGGTGCAGAAGCATTTCATTTGGCACAAAAAGCCCACCAAATACGACTTGTTTCACATGGTTCTCCACTCAGTATGGCACAACAGAATCTTTCAGCTAAAAGCCAGATGA
- the LOC104439058 gene encoding putative B3 domain-containing protein At4g03160, giving the protein MERSPRQSNFSSTSVAFSEEPKERLQASLLLSILKDMELNKEQGVRPMQQHRQSKTIQASSCPSRPQYDPQHSATGLHLVRIVNTLIDSIGDCSEPFEKQLTTSDIIGIQSRLLVNKTDFATSILPLLEKGDDIEVGIPVKTFNPAGKAYPMTFKIWCGRSHVITSGWNLFVKDNRLEVSDIVRVWAFRDVWTRELCLLISSRKPEVQQPIEKEET; this is encoded by the coding sequence ATGGAGAGAAGTCCCCGTCAAAGCAATTTCTCCTCCACAAGCGTTGCTTTCTCTGAAGAGCCCAAAGAAAGACTCCAAGCATCACTGCTTCTTTCCATATTGAAGGACATGGAGTTGAACAAAGAGCAAGGAGTCCGACCAATGCAACAACATAGGCAATCGAAAACCATTCAAGCTAGTTCATGTCCAAGTCGGCCACAGTATGATCCACAACACTCAGCGACCGGACTCCACTTGGTTCGGATCGTGAACACGCTTATTGACTCGATCGGAGATTGCAGCGAGCCATTCGAGAAGCAATTGACGACAAGCGACATCATTGGCATTCAGAGCCGGCTGCTCGTGAACAAAACGGACTTTGCAACATCTATCTTGCCCTTGCTCGAGAAGGGTGACGACATTGAGGTGGGAATTCCGGTGAAGACGTTTAATCCAGCGGGGAAGGCGTATCCTATGACGTTCAAAATTTGGTGCGGCAGGTCGCATGTAATCACTAGCGGGTGGAATTTATTCGTTAAGGATAACCGATTGGAGGTTTCGGATATCGTTAGGGTATGGGCTTTTCGCGACGTCTGGACCCGAGAGTTATGCCTCTTGATTTCTAGTAGAAAGCCGGAGGTGCAGCAGCCGATTGAAAAGGAGGAGACGTGA
- the LOC104436584 gene encoding E3 ubiquitin-protein ligase ATL42, whose translation MNQVNVLVWVSLLARLFLQVQAQSSYGQDNFSSSSQDMVSNFQPSLAVVIGILSVMFSVTFVLLVYAKFCHRAGSTTAGSGDQENPAALTRSRSRFSGIDKTVIESLPFFRFSSLKGSKQGLECAVCLSKFEDIEILRLLPKCRHAFHIDCIDYWLEKHSSCPLCRHKVSAEDPANFTYTNSMRLMSQSDMRQDSNLELFVQREAGIQGSSSRFSIGSSFRKIFKSNKEEEIQEEAEKQKILHKFNHRIIASDVVLKNRWSNVSSSDLMFLNSEMLNDLSSNRFSSLELEGTGQAATTAARTFESGEIMKIKEEMDRKRLFESKLSSIDKNSLVSVPGHPSTAPVESGSVQQSKIMLPADKRSMSEITGVSRFGDSSARNRHREMSLIEGGDFKDERMRQIWLPIARRTVQWFANRERRSQNTHSQTQTTVPDV comes from the coding sequence ATGAATCAAGTGAATGTCCTCGTTTGGGTCTCACTTCTTGCTCGCTTGTTCTTACAAGTTCAAGCACAAAGCTCATATGGCCAGGACAATTTCTCATCCTCATCACAAGACATGGTCTCCAATTTCCAGCCAAGCCTCGCCGTCGTCATCGGCATACTCTCTGTAATGTTCTCCGTCACCTTTGTCCTGCTAGTGTATGCGAAGTTCTGCCACCGGGCTGGGTCTACTACTGCCGGCAGCGGTGATCAAGAGAACCCTGCGGCGCTCACGAGATCGAGGTCGAGGTTCTCAGGCATCGACAAGACTGTGATTGAGTCCCTCCCTTTCTTCAGGTTCTCCTCGCTCAAGGGATCGAAACAAGGGCTAGAGTGCGCGGTGTGCTTGTCCAAGTTCGAAGACATTGAGATTCTCCGGTTACTCCCCAAGTGCAGGCATGCATTCCACATCGATTGCATCGATTATTGGCTTGAGAAGCACTCAAGCTGCCCGCTCTGCCGGCACAAAGTCAGTGCCGAGGACCCAGCAAATTTCACCTATACGAATAGCATGAGGCTGATGAGCCAATCTGATATGAGACAAGATTCCAACTTGGAGCTGTTCGTTCAGAGAGAGGCAGGGATTCAAGGATCATCATCGCGATTCAGCATCGGGAGCAGTTTTCGGAAGATTTTCAAGAGCAACAAGGAAGAGGAGATCCAAGAAGAGGCCGAGAAGCAGAAGATCCTGCACAAGTTCAACCACAGGATCATAGCATCCGATGTTGTCCTCAAGAACCGGTGGAGCAACGTGAGCTCTTCCGATCTAATGTTCCTCAATTCGGAGATGCTAAACGACCTCTCAAGCAATAGATTCTCTTCCCTAGAACTGGAAGGCACAGGACAAGCCGCCACGACCGCGGCGCGGACATTTGAAAGTGGTGAGATAATGAAGATCAAGGAGGAGATGGATAGGAAGAGATTGTTTGAGAGCAAGTTGAGCTCAATTGACAAGAACAGTTTGGTCTCGGTCCCCGGGCATCCTTCCACGGCCCCTGTAGAATCAGGCTCAGTTCAGCAATCGAAGATTATGTTGCCAGCAGATAAGAGATCAATGTCAGAGATAACTGGCGTGTCGAGGTTTGGAGATTCGAGTGCAAGGAATAGACATAGAGAGATGTCTTTAATTGAGGGTGGTGATTTTAAGGATGAGAGGATGCGGCAGATATGGTTGCCAATTGCTAGAAGGACAGTTCAGTGGTTTGCCAATAGAGAAAGGAGGTCTCAAAACACCCACAGCCAAACACAAACTACAGTCCCAGATGTGTAA